The region GACACCTGGCGGACAAAACTGCCTTCACCCGGGCGGATGGATATGATCCCCATCATCTCAAGGGCGCTGAACGCCTCGCGCACCGACGCCCGGCTGACGTTTAGCTTTTCGGAAAGTTCGCGCTCCGACAGCAGCTTGTCGCCCGGCTGAAGCTTGCCGTCGATAATAAGCTTTTTGATCTGACCGATGATTTCCTCGTAGACCTTCTTCGTCTTTACCGGCCTAAACATGCTTCCTCCGTGCCCTAGTATTTGCGAAGTCCGACGAAATCCGCTATGTCCCACAACGACTTGTACACCTCGGCCGGCAGTGAAGCAGGCAGCGCTCGGCGCGCAGTCGTCAGGTAATCGCTCACCCGGCCATAGCAGTATTCCACGGCATCGGTCGTATGCACAACGGCGATGCCCTTTTGCACATTCGCGTCCGTCATATCGCGAGCCTCGATTATCCGGCGCAATTCCCCAGCCTGGGGGCTATGCTGCAGGGCGTATAGGACAGGCAGGGTCAAGACTCCCTGGCGGAGATCGTTCCCCGCCGGTTTACCGATCTGTTCCGACGAAGCGGTCACATCGAGAAGGTCGTCGGTAATCTGAAAAGCCATCCCGATAGCGTAGCCATACAGCCGCAGGGCTTCGGCATCGGCTGTAGTCAGGCCGGCGGTCATCGCGCCCAGCTCGCAGCTGGCGGCGATAAAACAGGCCGTCTTATTATCGATCCGGGTTAGGTAATCCTCCATGGATTGCCGGGGGTTGAACAAATCCCTGGCCTGGCTGATCTCCCCTTCGCAGATGGAGCAGATCGTCTCAGTCAGAATCTGCAGGGCGCGAGCGCCGCCATGTACGGCAATGAGGGAGAAAGCCTTGGCAAACAGATAATCCCCCGCCAGCACGGTCACGTGGTTTCCCCAACGGGCGTTGGCGGTAGCCAGCCCCCTTCTCGTCGCCGCGCTATCGATAACGTCGTCATGCACCAGCGTCGCCATATGGATGAGCTCGATGGCGGCCGCCACCGGCACCAGTCCCGCAGGGACCTGCGAACCGCACTTGGCGCAAAGTATATACAGGGCGGGCCGCAGACGTTTGCCGCCCGCCCTGAGCAAATGACCGCCGATATCGGATACAAGATCTACCCGGGAACGGATTATAGAAGCCAGTTCCTGTTCAACAGATGCTAGTTCGGTCTTTGCCAGTTCAAAAATGGCGTGTTGTTTCACCGTCAAATCTCCTGACCAACCTCAAAATCTGCTTCTATAATACACTATCCTTCCTGGTCAGTCCATAGGCGGCAATTATTTCTTCTTTTCGACCCGGATCGCGCAGTCGGGGCAAACCATCTGGCAAATGCCGCAGACGATGCACTTTTCCATATCCGCTTCCACGCGGGGCGTGCCGTACACGCCGAGTCCCTCAGACCAACTGATGCACTTCACCGGGCACTTCTCGATGCACAGGCCGCAGCCCTTGCACATCCCGGGGAACACCGCCCACATGCCTTTGTTGCTTTCGTAAACAGCCGATTCCCAGTTAACTTTAGCCACTTTGTACCCCTCCTTACATCGCGCTCTTGATGAGTTCGTAGCCGCGGTCGAGCGCCTTGAAGTTCATGTCGCGCAGCTTGGGATCGGCCTTAAACTTATCGCCGAGCTTGGTTTCCAGCGCCTTTTTGATGCTGTCCATCGGCAACACATCCGTGGCGGCGATGATCGCGCCAAGGATAATAACGTTGAAAACCCGCGGATGCAGTTCGTTTTTGGCCAGGTCGTTGGCGGGGCAGGCGATGACCTTCTTGACGTTGGTCGGGAGATCGGCCGGATCGACGCCGGGCCCGGGCTTGGTAAACGAACAGGTCTTGGGCTCGCCGGCGATCAGGTCCTGCTGCATGTCGGCGTTGGCCGCGTCCGCCGTCGGGCAGGGCGGGGTCACGTCAAAATACTGCATACCCACGATATTGTCATTCACCTCGGCCTCCTGGACGAGGGAATTATCGTAAATATACACCGTATCCTTGCCGGCGTGCATCTTGGTCCGCTTCACGGCGCGCGGGCTCAGCGGGATGAGGATATCAGCCTCGACGAACTTGGGGGCGCCGATCGCGCCGTCGGAAATCTGCACGAAAGCGATCGAAACGCCGCCCCGCTGCTCCACGCCGAAGTTGGGGATATACAGGGCGTTTTTGCCTTCCTCGTTGGCCGCCTCGGCCAAAATCTCGGCAATCGACTGAACGCCTTGCCCGCCTTCACCGGCCAGGGCTATTTTCACGACTTTTGCCATCTTATTTGCCCTCCTTCGCCTGCGGGGTCCTGAGTTCTCCGACCTTGAAATACTGAGCCATGTCTTTTTCCACGAACTCCCACGTCTGCTTGGCGTTAGTGCGCCAGTTCGTCGGGCAGGAAGACAGGCACTCCACGAACGAAATGCCGTTGCCGGCGATCTGGTTCTCCAGCGCCTTCTTGATGAAGCCTTTCAGCTGACGGACGTTGGCGATCGTGCCGCGGGCCACGTACGCGCCCTCGGGAGCCACGGCGGCCACCATTTCCGGGCCCTTGGTCGGGTAGCCGGTCTGCTCCACGTCGCGGCCGTAGGGCGAAGTCTCGGTCTTCATACCGGGCAGGGTGGTCGGCGCCATCTGGCCGCCCGTCATGCCGTAGTTACAGTTGTTGCACAGGATGATGGTGATCTTCTCGCCCCGCACCGCGGCGTTGAAAAGATGCTGGGAGCCGATGGCGTAGCCGCCGCCGTCGCCCATGTAAGCGATCCCGACAATATCGGTGTTGGCGCGCTTCATGCCGGTGATAACCGGCGTCGTGCGGCCGTGGTGGGTCTGTACGCTGTCGCAGGCGAAGAAATCCCACGACAAGAGCGAACAGCCGATATCGCAGCCAAACACGATCTTATCCTTGATATCCAGCTCGTCGATAACCTCGCCCAGCGCCTTGAGAATGATCCCGTGGCCGCAGCCGGGACAGAATTTATGCGGCTTGGTCTCTTCATTCCAGCACTCGGGCATAGCCGGCTGAAGAACATTGTTCTCTTTCAACTCTTGCATGCTATCTTCCCCCTGCCATTACAGTTTGTTGTATTCTTCCACGAGTTCTTCGGTGGTGATGCCGATCCCCGGACGGAGCATCGGGACGATCTCGGCCTTGCCGCCGCAAACGGCGACCTGCACCATTTTCAAAAGCTGGCCGTAGGCGGACTCGGCCACAACCACCTTCTTGGCGTTCTTGACCGCGTCGGCGAGCTGCTTCTCCGGGAAGGGGCGAACGGTAATGGGGCGGAAGAGACCGACCTTTTTGCCCTGGGCCCTGAGCTCGTCGATGGCGCCCATGGCGGCGCGGGAAACAACGCCGTGGCAGACGAACACCACGTCGGCGTCCTGGCAATCCTTCTCAAACCACTCGACAACCTTGGGAGCCATGGCGTCCCAGTCGCGCTGGTTGGCCATTACGACCTCGTAAAGTTCCTCCTCGGTGTTGTAGGTGTTGCGCAGATGCCTGAACTGTTTGCCGGGCTTGAACTCGCCGACCATCGGCTCGGTCGGGACAAGCTTGACGCCCTTGGACTCGGCGTCGTAAATCGTCAGCGGCTCGCGCATCTTGGCCTGATAACCGTCGCCGAGCACGAAAGTGGGGAAACGGTAAGTCCAGGCGGCATTGAAAGCCTTGAGCGTATAATCGAACAACTCCTGGTGAGTCGCCGTCGAATAAACGATGCGGTGGCCTTCGCCATTGCCGCCGAAACAGGTCAGCGTCAGCTCCTGCTGCGCATAGATAACGGTAGCCGTCGACGGGCCGCCCCGCTGCTGGATCACGTACACCGCCGGCAGGCGCATCATCTCGGCCATCACCGCGGACTCCTGCATCAGCACGTTGCCCGGGCCGGCGGTCGCGGTAAACGACTTGCGGCCGGTCATGACGCCGCCAAGCATCGTAAAGCCGGCGGAAATCTCGTCCTCAGTCTGGAGAAAACGCTTGCCGTATTTGGGCGCCAGCCTTGTCCAGTAATGCATGATCTCGTTCTGGGGCGTAATAGGATACCCGTACATGATGTCGACCTTCGCTGCCACGGCAGCCCAGGCAACAACCTCGTTGCCCGTCATAAACACTCTCTGTTCACCTTGCAGTGAAACTTCGGCCATAAAACAGCCACCTCCTGAAAATAATATGACCTCCGGAGCCGCAAACCTGCCTGTCCCGCCGCGTACCGGCCAAGCCTGCCTTGCGCCTCTCTCGGGCAGGCGCCGCGCCGCGGGCAGCCTCGCCCCCGGCCCGCCGACCCTGCGGTCTTGCAGGCGTAAGAGCGCAGTCCGTCGCGCGGCTGCGCTCAGAACTGCGACCTGTCTCGGGGTAAAAGCTCGGTTGTTTCAGCCGCTCCGTATACAAAGGCGGGAATCCCTAACCTTCATAACCATACGTTAGTTTTTACCAACAACGCTTCTTAAATACACCGCTTGCGGCGTCACACCCGCCGCGCGGGAAATTTCTCGCGGACAGGTGGTCTGACCAGTATTTTTACATACACGTATTCTAGCACCGCAAGAAAATTCCTCCTGTTATGGATAAAATCAGCAAAGTTCAATTTTTCACTTCGCCGACACAACCCCCAGAGCGATCGACAGCATCTTCGATTCGGCGCTGTCGGCCCGTGAAGTTACGACCACCGGTTTGGCCGCCCCCATAAGCAGCCCGGCGATACGGGCGCGGGCAAAATAAACCATCGACTTGCCGAGCATGTTGCCGGCTTCGATATCGGGCACCACCAGGACATCGGCTCTGCCGGCCACCGGGCTCACGATCCCCTTGTGGCGGGCCGCCTCCTCGCTGATCGCGTTGTCGAGCGCCAGCGGGCCGTCGACGATCGCTCCCTTGATCTGGCCCCGTTCGGCCATCTTCGCCAGCGCAGCCGCCTCCAGCGTCGCCGGCATGCCGTCCTCCACCGTCTCCACCGCCGCCAGCACGGCCACCCTCACCGGGTCAACCCCCAGAGAACCCGCCAAAGCGACGGCGTTGCCGATGATGACCGCCTTGTCGGCCAACGAAGGGCTGACATTCATCGCCGCGTCGGTCAAGAACAGCAGCCGGTCCCAGCCGGCCAGCTCAAGGACGAACACATGGCTGAGAAGCGAACCGGTGCGCAAACCCGCCTCCTTGTCCAGCAGCGCGCGCAGAAAGTCGCCTGTGCCGATCAGCCCCTTCATCAGCATATCCGCCTGGCCGCTGCCCACCATCGCCGCCGCCCGCCGCGCCGCCTGGCGGACGTCGGGCTCGTGGATCACCTCCACATCGGCGAGGTTAACCCCGACCGTGCCTGCCAGCGAACTCAGCCTGGCCTGGTCGCCGACCAGCACGAACTCGGCGATGCCCTGCTCCCGTGCGTCCCGCACCGCCGCCAGCACCGCGTCGTCATGCGCCGCCGCCACCGCCACCCGGCGGGGCGGCAGGCTGCGGGCCGCAGCCAACAACTCGTCGAACTTCCTGATCATCTCTCACCCTCCCCGAAATAACGCATGCTCGTCTTCTTCCATTCCTTGGTCGAAAACAGCATGACGAACTCCCCCAAACCGAGCTCGGCCGCCAGCTCGGCCGCCAGCCGGGAACATTCCGCGCGGGTGTGGCCGTGAAGCATGATATAGAAATTATAGGGCCAGCCGTCCCGCGGCACGCGGGCGTAGCAATGCGTCACCGCCGCGCTGGCGGTCATCTTCGCCGCCACCTCGTCGAGCCTGTCCGCGGGCACCTGCCAGGCGCACAGCGCGTTGGCGGCGTACCCGATCTCGCGGTGCCGCAGCACCGCCCCCATCCGCCGCATCTCGCCCCTTTCCCGGTAGCCCGCCAGCCTCGCCAGCAGCTCCGCCTCGCCGATACCCAGGCGCTCGGCCACCGCCTTGTACGGCTCAGGCACCAGCGGCAGATCGTCCTGCAACGCGGCGATTATCTTCCTGTCAAGATCGTCCAGCATCCTCACCTACTCCAGCGTAAAACGCACGTTAACCTTGAACTTCTTCGTCGCCGGCAAATTAAGCAACCGCTTTATGCCCGGCAGCCCGGCCACCTCGGCCAGCACCCGCTCCTGGGCAGCCATGTGCGGGCTGAGGAGCGCGAACCACAGATTGTACTTCCCCTCGCGCTCATAATTATGAGTCACGCCTGGATAAGCGTTCACCGCCGCGGCCACCGCCGGCAGCGCGTCCGGCTCGACCGCCAGCGCCACCAGCGTACTCACATACCCCAGGCGCCCCGAATCGAAAAACGGGCCGATGCGGCGGATAAATCCGTTGTCGCGCAAAAACCGCAGCCGGTCGATGACCGTCCCCTCGTCGGCGCCGAGGCGCTCGGCCAGCGCCGCGAATGGCCGGGAAACCAGCGGAATGTCGCTCTGGATGATATTCAGCAACCGCTTGTCAAAATCGTTAAGCATGACGACCCCCGAAATTAACAAGGGGCAGACTGGTCAGACTGCCCCGCATGTATTCATTCTAGCAAAATATGGCTAATTACGTCAAGCAGCTCGCTCCGCCCCGTCCCGTCCGCCGCCGAATAACCGATCACGGCCGCGTCCCCCGGCAGCGCCAGCTCGTCGCGGATGACCGCCACACTCTTCCTCGCCGCCTGGCGGGAGAGCTTATCCGTCTTCGTGGCCACCACCTGCACCGGCCGGCCGAGCTCGGCCAGCCGCCTAAACGCCTCCTTGTCGCTGTCCATCGGCGGGTGGCGGCTGTCGATCAGCTGGCATATCAGCTTCAGGCGCGGCGACGCGGCCAGATACTCATCGATGAACTTCGTCCACTGGCGGCGCACCGCCCGGCCGGTGCGGGCATAACCGTAGCCCGGCAGATCGACCAGCAGGAACTGACGCCGTTCCTCCTCGCTGTATTTCAGCGCCACCGAATAGAAATTGATCGTCTGCGTCTTGCCGGGAGTGGCGCTGGTGCGGGCCAGGCCGCCGTGGCGACAAAGCGAATTGATCAGCGACGACTTGCCCACGTTCGAGCGGCCGATGAAAGCCACCTCCGCGAAATCGCCCTCCGGGTACTGGTCGGCCCGGACGGCGGACGCCAGATAACGGGCGCCCACCACGTTCGGCGCCGGCGTCGCGGCGCTCATTGGTCGGCCAGTGCGGCCCCGAGCACCTCGTCCATATGCTCCACCAGAACGAACTCCAGGCTGCGTTTCACATTCACCGGTATCTCATCCATATCGCGCTTGTTTTCCTTAGGCATGACGATCTTCTTGATACCCACCCGGTGGGCCGCCAGCACCTTCTCCTTGATGCCGCCGACCGGCAAAACGCGGCCGCGCAGCGTGATCTCGCCCGTCATGGCGATATCGTTCCTCACCGGCCGGCCAGTCAGGGCCGAGGCGATCGCTGTCGCCATCGTGATACCGGCCGACGGGCCGTCCTTGGGGATAGCCCCCTCCGGCAGGTGGATATGGATATCCGTCTTCTCGTAGAAACCGGGTTCGATACCCAACTCCTCGGCGCGGCTGCGGATATAGCTGAAGCCCGCCTGAGCCGACTCCTGCATCACCCCGCCAAGCTGACCGGTCAAAGTCAGCTTGCCCTTGCCCTTCATCGTCGAAACCTCCACCGCCAGCACATCGCCGCCCACCTCGGTCCACGCCAGGCCGGTGGCCACCCCCACCTGGAGGTTGCGTTCCGCCTTGTTGTGGCGGTGCTTGGGCGCCCCCAGGAAAGTGTGCAGATTCTGGGCGGTGATCTTCACTGTCGTCCGCTTCTCCTGCACGATCTGGCGGGCCGCCTTGCGGCAGAGATTGGCGATATTGCGTTCGAGATTGCGCACCCCGGCCTCGCGGGTATAATCGCGGATGACCTTCTGGATGGTTCCCTCGGAAAAAACGATCTGCTTCTCGGTCAGGCCGTGGTCGCGCACCTGCTTGGGAATGAGATAGCGCAGGGCGATCTGGACCTTCTCCTCCTCCGTATAGCCGGCGATGGTGATCGTCTCCATCCGGTCGAGGAGCGGCTTGGGAATATTATGCATCACGTTGGCCGTCACCACCCACAGCACCCGCGAAAGGTCGAACGGCACCTCCACGTAATGGTCGCTGAAAGTGTTGTTCTGCTCCGGGTCGAGAACCTCCAGCAGCGCGGCCGACGGGTCGCCCCGGAAATCAGAACTCATCTTGTCGATCTCGTCAAGCAGGAAAACAGGATTCTTCGAGCCCGCGGTGCGCATCCCCTGGATGACCCGCCCCGGCAGCGCCCCCACATACGTGCGCCGGTGGCCGCGGACCTCGGCCTCGTCGCGCACCCCGCCCAGCGACACGCGCACAAACTTGCGCTCCATCGCCCGGGCGATCGAACGGGCCAGCGACGTCTTGCCCACGCCGGGCGGCCCTACCAGGCAAAGGATCGGGCCCTTCATCTTCTCGGTCAGCTTGCGGATCGACAAATACTCCAGAATCCGCTCCTTCACCTTCTCCAGACCGTAGTGATCCTCATCGAGAATCTTCTCGGCGATAGAGATATCCAGGCGGTCGGTCGTCTCCTTTGTCCACGGCAGCGCCAGCAGCCAGTCGAGATAAGTGCGGATAACGGCGCTCTCGGCCACCATCGGCGGCATCTTCTCCAGCCGCTCGATCTCCTTGGTAACCTTCTCGGCCACCTCCTTGGGCAGCTCCTGCTCCTTCATCCGCTGGCGGTACTCGTCCGCCTCCGCCATCCGGTCGTCCTTATCGCCCAGTTCCTTCTGGATGGCCTTAAGCTGCTCGCGCAGATAATACTCCTTCTGGGTCTTCTCCATCTGCTTACGGACGCGGACATTGATCTTCTTCTCCAGTTCGAGGATCTCCATCTCGCGGCCGAGGATATCGCACAGCCTCTCCAGGCGCTCCTTCACATCCACCGCGTCCAGCAGCACCTGCTTATCCTCAATCTTCAGCGCCAGGTGGCTGGCGATCAGATCGGTCAGCCGCCCCGGCTCCTCGACCATCACCACCGACACCAGCGTCTCCGGCGGAATCTTCTTGCTCAGCTTCACCCACTGCTCGAACTGGCTGACCGCCGTGCGCGTGAGCGCCTCCACCTCCGGCGTCTTGGGCTCCGCCCCGTCGTACTCGCGAATCTCGGCCATATAAAACGGATCAAGCTCTGCGTAACGCACGATCTCCGCCCGGTGGAGCCCTTCCACCAGCACGCGGATTGTGCCGCCCGGCAGCTTTAGGAGCTGCTTGATCTCCGCCACCGTGCCGATGCTGAAAATATCCTCCGGCAGCGGCTTATCGGTCTGCGCGTCGCGCTGGCTGGCCAGAATAATCTGCCGGTCGTGCACCATCGCCTCCTCCAGCGCGCCGATTGACTTCTCGCGGCCGACATCGAGATGAATGATCATATATGGAAAAACGAGAATGCCCCTGAGCGGCAGTAACGGCATCTTTCTGAGCTGTTTGGACAAATTGTTTCGCCCCCTTCGGATTCGCATGGCAGTGTTAGTTTCAACGCCGCTATTTATAAATATTCTCAGGCCCTGGGGAAAAATCCTCCAACGCGAAAACATGCATCGGAGACCCCCCTATCCAATCGTACCAAAAAAGAGCCGATGTTGCCATCGGCTCCCTGCCAAACTTACATCTTCAGCCCCGCAGCGGTGAGATAATCGTGCTTCGGCGTCAGCACCTCCAGCCGGCAGAGATCGCCCACCTTCACCAGCGCGTTCTTGAGCACCTCGTCGATCGTCTCCGCCGCCACCACCTCGACCCCGATCGTCTTATACAGCTCCTGCCAGTTCTCCTTCGGGATAATGACCCGCCGCGCCCCCGCCTGCTTGGCGGCGGCGATCTTCGCGCTCACCCCGCCCACCGGCTTGACCAGGCCACGGATCGAAATCTCGCCCGTCATCGCCACCGTGTTGTCGATAGGGATATTGTTCACCGCCGAATAGATGGCCGTAGCCGCCGTCACCCCGGCCGAAGGGCCGTCCACCGGACCGCCGCCGGGGAAATTGACGTGGATGTCGTACTTGTGGTAGTCGATCCCGAACCGGCTCCACAACACGGTAAGTACATTATCCAGCGACCCCTTGGCCATACTCTTGCGGCGCATCGTCCGGCCGGGCACGCCGATCTCCTCCTCGTCCACCACCCCCGTCACCGTCAACTTGCCGTTCCCGAGCGGGTTCGGCACCACCGACACCTCGATCTCCATCAGCGTGCCGACGTTCGCGCCGTATACCGCCAGGCCGTTGGCGAACCCCACCTGGGGCTTGGGGCCGATCTTCCGATCCGGCTGGGGGCTGTACTGGCCGAAATTCACCACCCACTCCACATCGGCGGCGGCAATGTTCCGCTTGCCGTCGTTCAAGGCCACGCCGGCCACGATCTGCACGATGTTGACCGCCTCGCGGCCGTTGTTGGCATACCGTTTGATGACCTCCACCGCTTCGTCCTCGATCGTCAGATCCACCTTCCGGACGGCGTTGCGGGCGATCAGGGAGACCTCGTCCGCCAGCAGCGGTCGGAAGAAAATCTCCACACACCGCGACCGGATGGCGGGCGGAATATCCTGAGGCATGCGGGTAGTCGCGCCGATGAGGCGGAAGTCGGCCGGCAGGCCGTTCTGGAAGATATCGTGGATATGGGACGGAATATTGGTATCCTCGGTGCTGTAATAAGAACTCTCCAGAAAAACCTTGCGATCTTCCAGCACCTTCAGCAGCTTGTTCATCTGAATGTGGTGCAACTCGCCGATCTCATCGATGAACAGCAGACCGCCGTGAGCCTTGGTAACCGCCCCGGGCTTGGGCTGGGGAATGCCGGCGATGCCGAGCGGCCCCGCCCCCTGATAAATGGGATCGTGCACCGTGCCGATCAGCGGATCGGCGATACCACGCTCGTCGAAGCGGGCTGTCGTCGCGTCCATCTCGATGAACTTGGCGGCTGCGCCGAACGGCGACAGCGAATTTCGTTTGGCCTCCTCCAGCACCAGCCTGGCCGCCGCCGTCTTGCCCACGCCAGGCGGACCGTACATGATCACATGCTGGGGATTTGGCCCGCATAAAGCCGCGCGGAGCGCCTTCAGCCCCTCCGCCTGGCCGACGATCTCGCCGAAGCTGGCCGGCCTGGTCTTCTCCGCCAGCGGCTCGGTCAGCGAAATCTCCCTGAGACGCTGCAGCTTCTCCATCTCCTTCTTAGATTCCCGCTCCACGGCTACCCTGTTACCCTGCTGGGAGCGGAGGAGATTCCAGAAGTACATGCCAATCACGACGGCGAAGAAAAACTGGATCACGGTGATAATATTGACGGCGTAGTCCACACTCCGAACCTCCTTCCCGTCTGTTTCCCGGCCGTTGATAAGCCCCCATCTGCGGCGTTGCACCTGCGGGCGCTTGCTAGCGTACGGCCGAGTACGCGTCGCGGCGCGTCCTCTGTGCGCCTTGCATCTGGAGGCTTCTGAACGGCCTTTTGCTTTGTATGTTTTCGTACTCTTAGTATAGGCAGCGGCCGTGTTTTTATCCCGGCAAAAGCGACTATGGCCGGCGGGTAAAAAAACAAAAAACCGGGGGATTTCTCCCCCGGCAGCCTTTGCGGTTAAGCCGATTCCTCTTTCTTCTTCGCCTTGCGGTCTATCGTCACCAGGATGGGCTCCTCCTTGCTGAGCACCACCTCGCGGGTCACGATGCACTTGGCCACATCGCCGCGCGACGGCACCTCGTACATCACGTTGCGCATGATGCCCTCGATGATCGACCGCAGGCCGCGCGCCCCCGTCTTGCGTTTGAGCGCCTCCTGGGCGATCGAGCGCAGCGCCTCCTCCTTGAACTCAAGCTGCACGTTGTCGAGGTCTAGGAACTTCTGGTACTGCTTCACCAGCGCGTTCTTCGGCTCGACCAGGATGCGCACCAGCGCCTCCTCGTCCAGCGCGTCCAGGGTCACGATCACCGGCAGGCGGCCGACGAACTCGGGAATAAGCCCGAACTTCAGCAGATCCTCGGGCAGAATCTGCCGCAGAATCTCGCCCACCTTCTTCTCCTCGCGCGTCTTGATATCGGCCCCGAAGCCCAGCTGCTTCTTGCCGGTACGCGAGCTGATAATCTTATCAACCCCGTCGAACGCCCCGCCGCAAATAAACAGGATATTCGTCGTGTCGATCTGGATGAACTCCTGGTGGGGATGCTTGCGCCCGCCCTGCGGCGGCACGCTCGCCACCGTGCCCTCGAGAATCTTCAGCAGCGCCTGCTGCACGCCCTCGCCCGACACATCGCGGGTGATCGACGGATTCTCCGACTTGCGGGCGATCTTGTCGATCTCGTCGATATAGACGATCCCCTTCTCCGCCTTCTCCACATCGTAATCGGCGGCCTGAATGAGCTTTAAGAGGATATTTTCCACATCCTCGCCCACGTAGCCGGCCTCGGTCAGCGAAGTGGCATCGGCGATCGCGAACGGCACATTCAAAATCTTGGCCAGCGTCTGAGCAAGCAGCGTCTTGCCGCTGCCCGTCGGGCCGAGCATCACGATGTTCGACTTCTGCAGCTCGACATCTTCCAGCTTCGTGCCTAGATTGATCCGCTTGTAGTGGTTGTAAACAGCCACCGCCAGCGTCTTCTTGGCCTCATCCTGGCCGATGACGTACTGGTCGAGAATTTCCTTGATATCCTTGGGTTTAGGGATATCGCGAAGCTCAAGTTCGACATCCTCGCTCAGTTCTTCCTCAATGATCTCGTTGCACAGCTCGATACACTCGTCGCAAATATACACCCCTGGCCCGGCGACGAGCTTCTTGACCTGCTCCTGCAGCTTGCCGCAGAACGAGCACTTTAATTGACCCCTGTCATCTCCGAACTTAAGCATCTCTTCACCTCATTACTTGGGAGTTTCCTTGCGGCGCTGGATCATGACGGCATCGACGATGCCGTACTCCTTGGCCTCCTCGCTCGACATGAAGAAATCCCTTTCCATATCGCGCTGGATCTTCTCCATCGGCTGCCCGGTATGGCGAACGAGAATCTCGTTGCCGATTTCCCGCAGCCGGAGGATCTCCTTGGCGTGAATCTCGATATCGGTGGCCTGCCCCTGGGCGCCGCCGTGGGGCTGGTGAATCATCACCCGGGAATAAGGGAGCGCATAGCGCTTGCCCTTGGCGCCGGCCGACAGCAGCAGGGCCGCCGCGCTCGCCGCCATCCCGATGCAGATCGTCGACACATCCGGCTTGACATGCTGCATCGTGTCATAAATCGCCAGGCCGGAAGTCACCACGCCGCCGGGGCTGTTAATGTAAAGATGGATATCCTTGTCAGGATCTTCCGACTCCAGGAACAGCAATTGAGCGATAATCACATTCGCAACCGCGTCGTCGATCGGCCCGCCGAGAAAAACGATCCGGTCCTTGAGAAGACGGGAGTAAATATCGTAGGCGCGCTCGCCGCGGTTGTTCTGCTCGACTACTATCGGAACGAAGTTCATTAATTATACACCTCGGTACTGATATTTTCAACCTGCAAAATTTATCGTCAGATACCTTCAGTATCTATAATATTATCTTGGCGGAACGTTTGCTATACCGCCTCCGCGGCTTCGGTCGCCTCCGCGGCGTCGATGATCACCTGGGCGGCCTTCTTCCGGATCACCGTTCTGGTCAGAGCCTCAAGACGGCCCTCACTGAGAATAATCCTCCGCACTTCCTCCACCGGCGCCCGGTAACTGGCCGCCATCCCTGCGATCTCCTTCTCCAG is a window of Selenomonadales bacterium 4137-cl DNA encoding:
- a CDS encoding 2-oxoacid:acceptor oxidoreductase family protein, with the translated sequence MAKVVKIALAGEGGQGVQSIAEILAEAANEEGKNALYIPNFGVEQRGGVSIAFVQISDGAIGAPKFVEADILIPLSPRAVKRTKMHAGKDTVYIYDNSLVQEAEVNDNIVGMQYFDVTPPCPTADAANADMQQDLIAGEPKTCSFTKPGPGVDPADLPTNVKKVIACPANDLAKNELHPRVFNVIILGAIIAATDVLPMDSIKKALETKLGDKFKADPKLRDMNFKALDRGYELIKSAM
- a CDS encoding phosphate butyryltransferase; amino-acid sequence: MIRKFDELLAAARSLPPRRVAVAAAHDDAVLAAVRDAREQGIAEFVLVGDQARLSSLAGTVGVNLADVEVIHEPDVRQAARRAAAMVGSGQADMLMKGLIGTGDFLRALLDKEAGLRTGSLLSHVFVLELAGWDRLLFLTDAAMNVSPSLADKAVIIGNAVALAGSLGVDPVRVAVLAAVETVEDGMPATLEAAALAKMAERGQIKGAIVDGPLALDNAISEEAARHKGIVSPVAGRADVLVVPDIEAGNMLGKSMVYFARARIAGLLMGAAKPVVVTSRADSAESKMLSIALGVVSAK
- a CDS encoding 4Fe-4S binding protein, which codes for MAKVNWESAVYESNKGMWAVFPGMCKGCGLCIEKCPVKCISWSEGLGVYGTPRVEADMEKCIVCGICQMVCPDCAIRVEKKK
- a CDS encoding AsnC family transcriptional regulator — encoded protein: MLNDFDKRLLNIIQSDIPLVSRPFAALAERLGADEGTVIDRLRFLRDNGFIRRIGPFFDSGRLGYVSTLVALAVEPDALPAVAAAVNAYPGVTHNYEREGKYNLWFALLSPHMAAQERVLAEVAGLPGIKRLLNLPATKKFKVNVRFTLE
- a CDS encoding transketolase C-terminal domain-containing protein; this translates as MAEVSLQGEQRVFMTGNEVVAWAAVAAKVDIMYGYPITPQNEIMHYWTRLAPKYGKRFLQTEDEISAGFTMLGGVMTGRKSFTATAGPGNVLMQESAVMAEMMRLPAVYVIQQRGGPSTATVIYAQQELTLTCFGGNGEGHRIVYSTATHQELFDYTLKAFNAAWTYRFPTFVLGDGYQAKMREPLTIYDAESKGVKLVPTEPMVGEFKPGKQFRHLRNTYNTEEELYEVVMANQRDWDAMAPKVVEWFEKDCQDADVVFVCHGVVSRAAMGAIDELRAQGKKVGLFRPITVRPFPEKQLADAVKNAKKVVVAESAYGQLLKMVQVAVCGGKAEIVPMLRPGIGITTEELVEEYNKL
- a CDS encoding thiamine pyrophosphate-dependent enzyme produces the protein MQELKENNVLQPAMPECWNEETKPHKFCPGCGHGIILKALGEVIDELDIKDKIVFGCDIGCSLLSWDFFACDSVQTHHGRTTPVITGMKRANTDIVGIAYMGDGGGYAIGSQHLFNAAVRGEKITIILCNNCNYGMTGGQMAPTTLPGMKTETSPYGRDVEQTGYPTKGPEMVAAVAPEGAYVARGTIANVRQLKGFIKKALENQIAGNGISFVECLSSCPTNWRTNAKQTWEFVEKDMAQYFKVGELRTPQAKEGK
- a CDS encoding polyprenyl synthetase family protein, which encodes MKQHAIFELAKTELASVEQELASIIRSRVDLVSDIGGHLLRAGGKRLRPALYILCAKCGSQVPAGLVPVAAAIELIHMATLVHDDVIDSAATRRGLATANARWGNHVTVLAGDYLFAKAFSLIAVHGGARALQILTETICSICEGEISQARDLFNPRQSMEDYLTRIDNKTACFIAASCELGAMTAGLTTADAEALRLYGYAIGMAFQITDDLLDVTASSEQIGKPAGNDLRQGVLTLPVLYALQHSPQAGELRRIIEARDMTDANVQKGIAVVHTTDAVEYCYGRVSDYLTTARRALPASLPAEVYKSLWDIADFVGLRKY
- a CDS encoding AsnC family transcriptional regulator codes for the protein MLDDLDRKIIAALQDDLPLVPEPYKAVAERLGIGEAELLARLAGYRERGEMRRMGAVLRHREIGYAANALCAWQVPADRLDEVAAKMTASAAVTHCYARVPRDGWPYNFYIMLHGHTRAECSRLAAELAAELGLGEFVMLFSTKEWKKTSMRYFGEGER